Proteins encoded by one window of Halobaculum halobium:
- a CDS encoding tRNA (guanine(26)-N(2))-dimethyltransferase has translation MEVTEGGVTVEIEGARDGASEGRADEVFYNPEMELNRDITVATLRAYADREPRAETYLDAMAASGVRATRAAAEGWDVTAADVDEDAVSLAGRNLASHGGEALQRDANALLHEGFYDVVDVDPYGSPMPFVDAAVAGTRNLLCVTATDTAPLCGAHFESGVRRYDTVPRNTEYHPEMGLRVLIGALVRRAASRDKAAVPICSHSSRHYARTYLELEANATEATATLDSLGFVHHCQDCLERDHEFGRLPDVPESCPRCGSSRVVTAGPIWLGRVADPEFTARVESAVTDDMGEAKRARKLLDTVAAELDTPTHYDQHRLCKQWSRPAVGMDEFVDALREAGFAASHAHYSGTAFKTDATVAQMREATADLG, from the coding sequence ATGGAGGTCACGGAGGGCGGCGTCACCGTCGAGATCGAGGGCGCGCGCGACGGCGCCAGCGAGGGCCGCGCCGACGAGGTGTTCTACAACCCGGAGATGGAACTGAACCGCGACATCACGGTCGCGACGCTGCGGGCGTACGCCGACCGCGAGCCGCGCGCGGAGACGTACCTCGACGCGATGGCCGCCTCGGGCGTCCGCGCCACCCGCGCTGCCGCCGAGGGATGGGACGTGACGGCCGCCGACGTGGACGAGGACGCCGTCTCGCTCGCGGGTCGGAACCTCGCGTCCCACGGCGGGGAGGCGCTCCAGCGCGACGCGAACGCGCTCCTGCACGAGGGCTTCTACGACGTGGTCGACGTCGACCCGTACGGCTCGCCGATGCCGTTCGTCGACGCCGCCGTCGCCGGCACGCGGAACCTCCTGTGTGTCACCGCGACCGACACCGCGCCGCTTTGTGGCGCCCACTTCGAGTCAGGCGTCCGCCGGTACGACACCGTCCCCCGGAACACCGAGTACCACCCCGAGATGGGGCTGCGCGTGCTGATCGGAGCGCTCGTTCGCCGGGCGGCCAGCCGGGACAAGGCGGCCGTTCCGATCTGTTCGCACAGCTCGCGTCACTACGCGCGAACCTACCTCGAACTGGAGGCCAACGCCACCGAGGCGACGGCGACGCTGGACTCGCTGGGCTTCGTCCACCACTGCCAAGACTGTCTCGAACGCGATCACGAGTTCGGCCGGCTGCCGGACGTGCCGGAGTCGTGTCCCCGCTGCGGGTCGAGCAGGGTCGTCACGGCCGGCCCGATCTGGCTGGGCCGCGTCGCCGACCCCGAGTTCACCGCGCGCGTCGAGTCGGCGGTGACCGACGACATGGGCGAGGCGAAGCGCGCCCGCAAGCTGCTCGACACGGTCGCCGCGGAGCTGGACACGCCGACGCACTACGACCAACACCGGCTGTGCAAGCAGTGGAGCCGGCCGGCCGTCGGCATGGACGAGTTCGTCGACGCCCTGCGCGAGGCCGGCTTCGCGGCGTCGCACGCCCATTACTCGGGGACCGCGTTCAAGACCGACGCGACCGTGGCGCAGATGCGCGAAGCGACCGCGGACCTCGGATGA
- a CDS encoding TRAM domain-containing protein, with amino-acid sequence MADCPLADDCPRFSERIQGMGCQHYGDRGGAEWCSDYNMPISDLKQQPVKPGEEVIVEVDDIHESGAGVGRTEDGFIVMVDGLLPPARAVVRIDRVKQNHAKAKRVIERLPDEPESAEGDSEVEGEEREIDEETEAKRGERLGSRDNFWGS; translated from the coding sequence ATGGCGGACTGTCCACTTGCAGATGACTGCCCCCGGTTCTCCGAACGGATCCAGGGCATGGGCTGTCAGCACTACGGCGACCGCGGCGGCGCCGAGTGGTGCAGCGATTACAATATGCCCATCTCGGACCTGAAACAACAGCCTGTCAAACCCGGCGAAGAGGTCATCGTCGAGGTCGACGATATCCACGAGAGCGGCGCGGGCGTCGGCCGCACCGAAGACGGCTTCATCGTCATGGTCGACGGGTTGCTCCCGCCCGCGCGGGCGGTCGTCCGCATCGACCGGGTGAAGCAGAACCACGCCAAGGCGAAGCGGGTCATCGAGCGGCTTCCCGACGAGCCGGAGAGCGCCGAAGGCGACTCGGAGGTCGAGGGCGAGGAGCGGGAGATCGACGAGGAGACCGAAGCGAAGCGAGGCGAGCGACTCGGATCGCGCGACAACTTCTGGGGCTCGTAG
- a CDS encoding Tfx family DNA-binding protein, with the protein MTTEGPLDAVDVDELLDRAGFDADRSVLTRRQAEVLALRERNVRQADIADLLGTSRANVSSVESSARDNVEKARETVAFAEALSAPVRIEIAAGTDLYDVPDRVYDACDEADVKVNHTAPDLMKLVSDNAGDAVQGREVVAPILVGITGAGSVRVRRSEQANAT; encoded by the coding sequence ATGACTACCGAGGGACCCCTCGACGCGGTCGACGTCGATGAACTGCTCGACCGCGCCGGCTTCGACGCCGATCGAAGCGTCCTCACCCGCCGGCAGGCGGAGGTGCTCGCGCTGCGCGAGCGGAACGTCAGGCAGGCCGACATCGCCGACTTGCTGGGCACCTCACGCGCGAACGTCTCCAGCGTCGAGTCGTCCGCCCGCGACAACGTCGAGAAGGCGCGCGAGACAGTCGCGTTCGCGGAGGCGTTGTCGGCGCCCGTCCGGATCGAGATCGCCGCCGGGACCGACCTCTACGACGTCCCCGATCGCGTGTACGACGCTTGCGACGAGGCCGACGTGAAAGTGAACCACACCGCGCCGGATCTGATGAAGCTCGTGAGCGACAACGCCGGCGACGCGGTCCAGGGCCGGGAGGTCGTCGCCCCGATCCTGGTCGGCATCACCGGCGCCGGCTCCGTTCGGGTCCGCCGATCGGAGCAGGCGAACGCCACGTGA
- a CDS encoding SDR family oxidoreductase, translating into MDLRLDGDTAVVTASSSGLGFASAASLAADGANVVICGRTPERLDEAEAALADEPGEVLAIEADVTDRGDVAALVEATVDEFGGLDHVVTSAGGVPPGTFDDATDEQWRGAFDTLVMSAVWTLREARPHLTDSDAGTVTCITSTSVREAIDGLVLSNAVRRAVIGLVKTVSREWAPDVRANAVLPGAHETARIEELVEDAMDRGEYDSYEEGLADWASDIPLARIGDPSELGDAVAFLASERASFVNGAALPVDGGRLRS; encoded by the coding sequence ATGGATCTGCGACTCGACGGCGACACGGCGGTAGTGACAGCCAGTTCGAGCGGCCTCGGCTTCGCGTCGGCCGCGTCGCTGGCGGCCGACGGCGCGAACGTGGTGATCTGCGGCCGAACCCCGGAGCGCCTCGACGAGGCCGAGGCGGCGCTGGCGGACGAACCGGGCGAGGTGCTCGCGATCGAGGCCGACGTAACCGACCGCGGCGACGTGGCGGCGCTCGTGGAGGCGACCGTCGACGAGTTCGGCGGACTCGATCACGTCGTCACGAGCGCCGGCGGCGTGCCGCCGGGCACGTTCGACGACGCCACCGACGAGCAGTGGCGCGGCGCGTTCGACACCCTCGTGATGAGCGCGGTCTGGACGCTCCGGGAGGCGCGCCCACACCTGACCGACAGCGACGCCGGGACGGTCACGTGTATCACCTCGACCTCCGTCCGGGAGGCAATCGACGGGCTGGTGCTGTCGAACGCCGTTCGGCGGGCCGTCATCGGGCTCGTGAAGACCGTCTCCCGCGAGTGGGCGCCCGACGTGCGCGCGAACGCCGTCCTTCCCGGCGCCCACGAGACCGCCCGCATCGAGGAGTTGGTGGAGGACGCCATGGACCGCGGCGAGTACGACAGCTACGAGGAGGGGCTCGCAGACTGGGCCAGCGACATCCCGCTGGCCCGCATCGGCGACCCCAGCGAACTGGGCGACGCGGTCGCGTTCCTCGCGTCCGAACGCGCGTCCTTCGTCAACGGCGCCGCCCTCCCCGTCGACGGCGGCCGCCTGCGCTCGTAG
- a CDS encoding mannose-1-phosphate guanylyltransferase → MDRPVVAVILAGGTGSRLYPASRSDRPKQFLALGDPDDDRSLLARTTDRAGFADATLVATRPEFADEVPEHAPDAEIVVEPAGKDTGPAIVYATHRACDAVGGDEEPVVVVLPADHHVPDADAFEATMERGARVAAGTDRLVAFGVEPTRSATGYGYIEPGERRETARDSGDAAGDGADGADGYRDLAAFHEKPGADTAGEYVAAGYYWNAGIFAWTPEALFEQARDTPLGPLVDALDGPDPDPEAGFDAVDAVSIDYAVMERADRAAVVPAAFAWDDLGAWDALERVLDADGDGNVVDAGAEALAVDAAGNVVAGDDTHVSLVGVDGLCVVAYDDRVLVVPKDDAQRVRDAVDRLKDSGRF, encoded by the coding sequence ATGGATCGACCCGTCGTCGCCGTGATACTCGCTGGCGGCACCGGCTCACGTCTGTATCCCGCCTCCCGCAGCGACCGCCCGAAGCAGTTCCTCGCGCTCGGCGACCCCGACGACGACCGGAGCCTACTCGCCAGAACGACCGACAGAGCGGGCTTCGCGGACGCGACGCTCGTCGCCACTCGTCCCGAGTTCGCCGACGAGGTACCGGAGCACGCCCCCGACGCGGAGATCGTCGTCGAGCCGGCCGGCAAGGACACCGGCCCCGCAATCGTGTACGCGACCCACCGCGCCTGCGACGCCGTCGGCGGCGACGAGGAACCGGTCGTCGTTGTCCTCCCCGCCGATCACCACGTGCCGGACGCCGACGCCTTCGAGGCGACGATGGAACGCGGTGCCCGCGTCGCCGCCGGCACCGATCGGCTGGTCGCCTTCGGCGTCGAGCCGACCCGGTCCGCGACGGGCTACGGCTACATCGAGCCCGGCGAGCGGCGGGAGACTGCGCGTGATAGCGGCGATGCAGCCGGCGACGGCGCGGACGGCGCCGACGGCTATCGCGATCTCGCCGCGTTCCACGAAAAGCCCGGGGCCGACACCGCCGGCGAGTACGTCGCCGCCGGCTACTACTGGAACGCGGGGATCTTCGCGTGGACTCCGGAAGCGCTGTTCGAGCAGGCGCGCGACACTCCCCTCGGCCCGCTCGTCGACGCGCTCGACGGTCCCGATCCGGACCCGGAGGCGGGCTTCGACGCCGTCGACGCCGTCAGCATCGACTACGCGGTGATGGAGCGCGCCGACCGCGCGGCGGTGGTGCCCGCCGCGTTCGCGTGGGACGACCTCGGCGCGTGGGACGCGCTGGAACGCGTCCTCGACGCGGACGGCGACGGGAACGTCGTCGACGCCGGCGCGGAGGCGCTCGCCGTCGACGCCGCGGGGAACGTCGTCGCCGGCGACGACACGCACGTCTCGCTCGTGGGCGTCGACGGACTGTGCGTCGTCGCGTACGACGACCGCGTGCTCGTCGTTCCGAAAGACGACGCCCAACGCGTTCGCGACGCGGTCGACCGGCTGAAGGATTCCGGACGGTTCTGA
- a CDS encoding DUF7091 family protein, with protein sequence MGDRLRRVLQQQARKAGREYARSKRAYHEGREWGENHAGEFDLPVDEEDRARIVCRRHAEKRRVAVNGDGQPACFEDGHPDCEGCAEDVREGRVQTW encoded by the coding sequence CTGGGCGACAGGCTCCGACGGGTGCTCCAACAGCAGGCGCGCAAGGCCGGTCGCGAGTACGCGCGGAGCAAGCGCGCCTACCACGAGGGGCGCGAGTGGGGGGAGAACCACGCCGGTGAGTTCGACCTCCCGGTCGACGAGGAGGACCGCGCCCGGATCGTCTGTCGCCGCCACGCCGAGAAGCGTCGCGTCGCCGTGAACGGCGACGGCCAGCCCGCGTGTTTCGAGGACGGGCATCCGGACTGTGAGGGGTGTGCCGAGGACGTGCGGGAAGGGCGCGTGCAGACGTGGTGA
- a CDS encoding replication factor A (Replication protein A protects and stabilize the intermediate ssDNA that is generated by the unwinding action of a DNA helicase at the replication fork. In addition, SSBs prevent the formation of secondary structures by single-stranded template DNA.) — MADLQTHAEEIHEQFSDHLDLTVEEIEERLASLVNEYSVPVDEARRSVVNSYLDEAGIERDEIGSGGAEQALVGDIDEDEQWVDLRVTVADLWDPNHDSIAQVGLLGDESGTIKFVSFSTSELEELEEGQSYALSNVVTDEYQGNYSVKLNRTTTITELDEEIEVGDDSDEVEGALVDIQSGSGLIKRCPADDCTRVLQNGRCSEHGQVDGEFDLRIKAVLDDGDAVQEVIFNEEATAELTGIGLDEAKEMAQDALDTTVVGEEMADRIVGRYYRVRGPTLGRYVLADDFEELSGTDDTVDAESLLIRARSL, encoded by the coding sequence ATGGCAGACTTGCAAACCCACGCGGAAGAGATACACGAGCAGTTTTCAGACCACTTGGACCTCACCGTCGAGGAGATCGAGGAGCGCCTCGCCTCGCTGGTGAACGAGTACAGCGTCCCCGTCGACGAGGCGCGCCGCAGCGTCGTCAACTCCTACCTCGACGAGGCGGGGATCGAGCGCGACGAGATCGGCTCCGGCGGCGCCGAGCAGGCGCTCGTCGGCGACATCGACGAGGACGAGCAGTGGGTCGACCTCCGCGTGACGGTGGCCGACCTGTGGGACCCCAACCACGACTCCATCGCACAGGTGGGCCTGCTCGGCGACGAGTCGGGTACGATCAAGTTCGTCTCCTTCTCCACGAGCGAGTTGGAGGAGCTCGAGGAGGGGCAGAGCTACGCCCTCTCGAACGTCGTCACCGACGAGTACCAGGGCAACTACTCGGTGAAGCTCAACCGGACGACGACGATCACCGAACTCGACGAGGAGATCGAAGTCGGCGACGACAGCGACGAGGTCGAGGGCGCGCTGGTGGACATCCAGTCCGGGTCGGGCCTCATCAAGCGCTGTCCAGCGGACGACTGCACGCGCGTGCTCCAGAACGGCCGCTGCAGCGAGCACGGCCAGGTCGACGGCGAGTTCGACCTCCGCATCAAGGCGGTGCTGGACGACGGTGACGCCGTCCAGGAGGTCATCTTCAACGAGGAGGCGACCGCAGAGCTCACCGGCATCGGCCTCGACGAGGCCAAGGAGATGGCCCAGGACGCCCTCGACACGACCGTCGTGGGCGAGGAGATGGCCGACCGCATCGTCGGTCGCTACTACCGCGTACGCGGTCCCACGTTGGGCCGGTACGTGCTCGCCGACGACTTCGAGGAACTGTCCGGCACTGACGACACCGTCGATGCCGAGTCGCTGCTGATCCGCGCGAGGTCCCTGTAA
- a CDS encoding RPA family protein encodes MSQSVPTREVARRVFASEYNDASYTFKESDDERAPLYLLLPTGERANRVFIVGTLTEKEDVGEDSEYWRGRIVDPTGTFFTYAGQYQPEAASALRELEPPAYVAVVGKPRTYETDDGSVNVSVRPESITTVDAATRDRWVAETAARTLDRIEAFDDEGNEYARMAREQYDLPVEEYRDAAVAALQSLDDADELESEPPA; translated from the coding sequence ATGAGCCAGTCTGTTCCCACCCGAGAGGTCGCACGCCGCGTGTTCGCGAGCGAGTACAACGACGCCAGCTACACGTTCAAGGAGTCCGACGACGAGCGGGCGCCGCTGTACCTGCTGCTCCCGACGGGCGAGCGCGCCAACCGCGTGTTCATCGTCGGCACCCTCACCGAGAAGGAGGACGTCGGCGAGGACAGCGAGTACTGGCGCGGCCGCATCGTCGACCCGACGGGCACGTTCTTCACGTACGCCGGGCAGTACCAGCCGGAGGCCGCCAGCGCCCTGCGCGAACTGGAACCGCCCGCGTACGTCGCGGTCGTCGGCAAACCGCGCACCTACGAGACGGACGACGGCAGCGTGAACGTCTCGGTCCGACCGGAGTCGATCACGACCGTCGACGCCGCGACTCGCGATCGCTGGGTCGCCGAGACCGCCGCACGCACGCTCGACCGCATCGAGGCGTTCGACGACGAGGGCAACGAATACGCGCGGATGGCACGCGAGCAGTACGACCTGCCCGTCGAGGAGTACCGCGACGCCGCCGTCGCGGCGCTGCAGTCGCTCGACGACGCCGACGAACTCGAAAGCGAGCCCCCGGCGTAA
- a CDS encoding ribbon-helix-helix protein, CopG family, whose protein sequence is MGSKNKTVSFRVNEDAFEALREIADERDLSLSAVFRDYVDTLVAHDGQVEVVPEHRVEETDTDGESFPPTVEVPKSFVREHERLELEAEHLREQLDEYKAFVTYLQDRLEEADDGEEVVFLEELDGDRERDEDEPYQLG, encoded by the coding sequence ATGGGGAGCAAGAACAAGACGGTCTCGTTCCGCGTCAACGAAGACGCGTTCGAGGCCCTGCGCGAGATCGCTGACGAGCGCGACCTGTCGCTGTCGGCGGTGTTTCGCGACTACGTGGACACGCTCGTCGCCCACGACGGGCAGGTCGAGGTCGTCCCGGAGCACCGCGTCGAGGAGACCGACACCGACGGGGAGTCGTTCCCCCCGACCGTCGAGGTGCCGAAGAGCTTCGTGCGAGAGCACGAGCGCCTGGAGCTGGAAGCGGAACACCTCCGCGAGCAGCTCGACGAGTACAAGGCGTTCGTCACCTACCTGCAGGACAGGCTGGAGGAGGCCGACGACGGCGAGGAGGTCGTGTTCCTGGAGGAACTAGACGGCGACCGCGAGCGCGACGAGGACGAGCCGTACCAGCTCGGCTAG
- a CDS encoding HalOD1 output domain-containing protein, protein MSVPHDRLSVLEPMNPSRPDADSPASERILDCVAAAEGTEPADLEERLYDSVDADALHALLAHGSSELAVEFTFCDYVVTVADTGAGPAVVEVAERASAGRD, encoded by the coding sequence ATGTCGGTCCCGCACGACCGGCTATCCGTGCTCGAACCGATGAATCCCTCCCGACCGGACGCCGACAGTCCCGCGAGCGAACGGATTCTCGACTGCGTCGCCGCCGCCGAGGGAACAGAGCCCGCCGACCTCGAAGAGCGACTGTACGACTCGGTCGACGCCGACGCGCTCCACGCGCTGCTCGCGCACGGGTCCTCCGAGCTGGCTGTCGAGTTCACGTTCTGCGACTACGTCGTCACGGTCGCCGACACGGGGGCGGGACCCGCAGTCGTCGAGGTGGCGGAGCGAGCGTCGGCCGGCCGCGACTAG
- a CDS encoding DUF5814 domain-containing protein — MAITDKIYLKNHRQIASQLDVNIPKSAFAGATLDLVFSGDGLADLDESTRDRLLEFAEDFLDCGCEDAPYCGHPERKFIRYLLELRAQGLGPDAIVDVMGDEYMLYAYPGDVLSFLDSAVRTLEATESLAAVEGAEGARKRAREAHDSLAR, encoded by the coding sequence GTGGCCATCACGGACAAGATCTACCTGAAGAACCACCGGCAGATCGCCTCGCAACTCGACGTCAACATCCCGAAGAGCGCGTTCGCCGGGGCGACGCTGGATCTGGTGTTCTCCGGCGACGGCCTCGCCGACCTCGACGAGTCGACCCGCGATCGGCTCCTGGAGTTCGCCGAGGACTTCCTCGACTGCGGCTGTGAGGACGCGCCGTACTGCGGTCATCCCGAGCGGAAGTTCATCCGTTATCTCCTTGAGCTGCGCGCGCAGGGACTGGGTCCCGACGCGATCGTCGACGTGATGGGCGACGAGTACATGCTGTACGCGTACCCGGGCGACGTGCTGTCGTTCCTCGACTCCGCGGTGCGCACGCTGGAGGCGACCGAGTCGCTCGCGGCCGTCGAGGGAGCTGAAGGAGCCAGAAAACGCGCCCGAGAGGCGCACGACTCGCTGGCCCGATAG
- a CDS encoding CBS domain-containing protein produces the protein MRGIRIGRVAGIPIQLNWTFLLILPLFAYLIGSQVGEFSGIVSDTFGVPIAAEALTGGVVPWVLGTVAAVGLFVSVLLHEFGHSLTAMHYGYRIEAITLWLFGGVASFEEMPEDWKQEFTVAIMGPAVSVALGVVAYAVLIGVSLPATVAFVVGYLALMNLVLAVFNMLPGFPMDGGRVLRALLARNRPHARATQIAAEVGKVFAFLLGLFGLLGGNWLTVGLAFFIYIAASSEAQQTTMRAAFEGVSVSDIMTPRDSLQTVEPRTSVARLIERMFQERHTGYPVLKNGRLVGMVTLEDAQGVREVERDAYTVEDVMERDIASVTPGADALTALETMQQSGVGRLPVLDADGELVGLISRTDLMTALNIIQRGGRESLGVGSDTGVLPDIGGRSV, from the coding sequence ATGCGAGGAATCCGTATCGGGCGGGTCGCCGGTATCCCGATCCAATTGAACTGGACGTTTCTCTTGATCCTTCCGCTGTTCGCGTATCTCATCGGGAGTCAAGTCGGGGAGTTCTCCGGGATCGTCTCCGACACGTTCGGGGTGCCGATCGCCGCCGAGGCACTCACCGGCGGAGTCGTCCCGTGGGTGCTCGGTACCGTCGCGGCCGTCGGGTTGTTCGTCTCCGTCCTGCTGCACGAGTTCGGCCACTCGCTGACCGCGATGCACTACGGCTACCGGATCGAGGCGATCACGCTCTGGCTGTTCGGCGGCGTCGCCTCCTTCGAGGAGATGCCCGAAGACTGGAAACAGGAGTTCACCGTCGCGATCATGGGTCCCGCGGTGTCGGTCGCGCTCGGCGTCGTCGCGTACGCCGTCCTCATCGGCGTCAGCCTGCCAGCGACGGTCGCGTTCGTCGTCGGCTACCTCGCGCTGATGAACCTCGTACTCGCGGTGTTCAACATGCTCCCCGGCTTTCCCATGGACGGCGGGCGCGTCCTCCGAGCCCTCCTGGCGCGCAATCGGCCGCACGCTCGGGCCACGCAAATCGCCGCCGAGGTCGGGAAGGTGTTCGCCTTCCTGCTCGGGCTGTTCGGGCTGCTCGGCGGTAACTGGCTCACCGTCGGGCTCGCCTTTTTCATCTACATCGCCGCCTCCAGCGAGGCGCAGCAGACGACGATGCGCGCCGCCTTCGAAGGCGTGTCAGTCAGCGATATCATGACGCCACGCGACAGCCTGCAGACGGTCGAACCGCGCACGAGCGTCGCTCGACTGATAGAGCGGATGTTCCAGGAGCGTCACACTGGCTATCCCGTGTTGAAGAACGGACGGCTCGTCGGAATGGTCACGCTCGAGGACGCACAGGGCGTCCGAGAGGTGGAGCGCGACGCCTACACCGTCGAGGACGTGATGGAGCGGGACATCGCCAGCGTCACTCCCGGAGCGGATGCCCTGACCGCGCTGGAGACCATGCAACAGAGCGGGGTCGGCAGGCTCCCGGTCCTCGACGCCGACGGGGAGTTAGTCGGACTCATCTCTCGAACCGACCTGATGACCGCCCTCAACATTATTCAACGCGGCGGCCGGGAGTCGCTCGGTGTGGGCTCCGACACCGGTGTGCTCCCGGACATCGGCGGACGGAGCGTCTAA
- a CDS encoding cupin domain-containing protein encodes MSETDATTATGPDPAVKRGGDLEMAAVDAGEGMSKGVLIDDSDGAPHFAMRRFELAPGARVPNHTNEVEHEQYVLAGEYTVGFGAASEAPTEDGEAVAREEHSVSAGDALFIPAGVPHWYRNDGDEEAAFICVVPNGDDTIHVLDEE; translated from the coding sequence ATGAGCGAGACTGATGCGACGACGGCGACCGGACCGGACCCCGCGGTGAAGCGCGGTGGCGACCTCGAGATGGCGGCGGTCGACGCGGGCGAAGGCATGTCGAAGGGCGTGCTCATCGACGACTCCGACGGCGCGCCCCACTTCGCGATGCGCCGGTTCGAACTCGCGCCGGGCGCGCGCGTTCCGAACCACACGAACGAGGTCGAACACGAGCAGTACGTGCTCGCCGGCGAGTACACGGTGGGGTTCGGGGCGGCGTCGGAGGCGCCTACCGAAGACGGCGAAGCCGTCGCACGCGAGGAACACAGCGTGAGCGCGGGCGACGCGCTGTTCATTCCTGCGGGCGTCCCGCACTGGTACCGCAACGACGGCGACGAGGAGGCCGCGTTCATCTGCGTCGTGCCGAACGGCGACGACACGATCCACGTGCTGGACGAGGAGTAG